From one Acinonyx jubatus isolate Ajub_Pintada_27869175 chromosome B1, VMU_Ajub_asm_v1.0, whole genome shotgun sequence genomic stretch:
- the GUCY1A1 gene encoding guanylate cyclase soluble subunit alpha-1 produces MFCTKLKDLKITGECPLSLLAPGQAPKEPAEEVAGISESGKTALPICQDVPEKNVPRSLPQRKTSRSRVYLHTLAESICKLIFPELERLNLALQRTLAKHKIKESRKSLEREDFEKIITDQAIAAGVPAEIIKESLGEELFKICYEEDEHILGVVGGTLKDFLNSFSTLLKQSSHCQEAEKRGRFEDASILCLDKDHNFLNVYYFFPKRITSLILPGIIKAAAHILYETEVDVSLMPPCFRTEGSEFVNQPYLLYSLHVKSTKPSLSPGKPQSSLVIPASLFCKTFPFHFMFDKDMTILQFGNGIRRLMNRRDFQGKPNFEEYFEILTPKIKQTFSGILTMLNMQFVVRVRRWDNSVKKSSRVMDLKGQMIYIVESSAVLFLGSPCVDRLEDFTGRGLYLSDIPIHNALRDVVLIGEQARAQDGLKKRLGKLKATLEQAHQALEEEKKKTVDLLCSIFPCEVAQQLWQGQVVQAKKFSDVTMLFSDIVGFTAICSQCSPLQVITMLNALYTRFDRQCGELDVYKVETIGDAYCVAGGLHKESDTHAVQIALMALKMMELSDEVMSPHGEPIKMRIGLHSGSVFAGVVGVKMPRYCLFGNNVTLANKFESCSVPRKINVSPTTYRLLKDCPGFVFTPRSREELPPNFPSEIPGICHFLEAYQQGTNSKPWFQKKDVEDGNANFLGKASGID; encoded by the exons ATGTTCTGCACGAAGCTGAAAGATCTCAAGATCACAGGAGAGTGCCCTTTGTCCTTACTGGCACCGGGGCAGGCTCCCAAAGAGCCCGCAGAAGAGGTAGCAGGAATCTCAGAGAGTGGCAAAACAGCTCTGCCCATCTGTCAGGATGTGCCTGAGAAGAATGTACCAAGAAGTCTTCCTCAAAGAAAGACCAGTAGGAGCCGCGTCTACCTTCACACTTTAGCAGAGAGCATTTGCAAACTGATTTTCCCAGAG ttGGAGCGGCTGAACCTTGCACTTCAGAGAACATTggcaaaacacaaaataaaagaaagcag gaaatctttggaaagagaagactttgaaaaaataattacagaccAAGCAATTGCAGCAG GAGTTCCAGCAGAAATCATCAAAGAATCTCTCGGcgaagagctttttaaaatatgttatgagGAAGATGAACACATCTTAGGTGTGGTTGGAGGAACcctcaaagattttttaaatagcttcagCACCCTTCTGAAACAGAGCAGCCACTGCCaagaggcagaaaagagaggCAGGTTCGAGGACGCTTCCATTCTATGCCTGGATAAAGATcacaatttcttaaatgtttactattttttcccTAAGAGAATCACGTCTCTGATTCTTCCTGGCATCATTAAGGCAGCTGCTCACATTTTGTACGAAACCGAAGTGGATGTGTCACTGATGCCTCCCTGCTTCCGTACTGAAGGCAGCGAGTTCGTTAATCAGCCTTATTTGTTATACTCGCTTCACGTCAAAAGCACCAAGCCATCCCTGTCCCCGGGCAAGCCCCAGTCCTCGCTGGTGATTCCTGCTTCCCTCTTCTGCAAgacctttccttttcatttcatgtTCGACAAAGACATGACAATTCTGCAGTTTGGCAATGGCATTAGAAGGCTGATGAACAGGAGAGACTTTCAAGGAAAGCCTAATTTTGAAGAGTACTTTGAAATTCTGACTCCAAAAATCAAGCAAACGTTCAGTGGAATCCTGACCATGTTGAACATGCAGTTTGTGGTCCGAGTGAGGAGGTGGGACAACTCTGTGAAGAAATCTTCCAGG GTGATGGACCTCAAAGGCCAGATGATCTACATTGTTGAATCCAGTGCAGTCTTGTTCTTGGGCTCACCCTGTGTGGACCGATTAGAAGATTTTACGGGACGAGGGCTCTACCTCTCAGACATCCCGATTCACAATGCACTGAGGGACGTGGTGCTGATAGGGGAGCAGGCCAGGGCACAGGACGGCCTGAAGAAGAGGCTGGGCAAGCTGAAGGCCACCCTTGAGCAGGCCCACCAAgccctggaggaggagaagaagaagactGTGGATCTCCTGTGCTCCATATTTCCCTGCGAGGTTGCACAGCAGCTGTGGCAAGGGCAAGTCGTGCAAGCCAAGAAGTTCAGTGATGTCACCATGCTCTTCTCAGACATCGTTGGGTTCACCGCCATCTGCTCCCAGTGCTCTCCGCTGCAGGTTATCACCATGCTCAATGCACTCTACACTCGCTTTGACCGGCAGTGCGGAGAGCTGGATGTCTACAAG GTGGAGACCATTGGCGATGCATATTGTGTGGCTGGGGGATTACACAAAGAAAGTGATACCCATGCTGTTCAGATAGCACTGATGGCCCTGAAGATGATGGAGCTGTCTGATGAAGTTATGTCTCCCCATGGAGAACCTATCAAG ATGCGGATTGGACTACATTCTGGGTCAGTTTTTGCTGGAGTCGTCGGCGTTAAAATGCCTCGTTACTGTCTTTTTGGAAACAACGTCACCTTGGCAAACAAATTTGAGTCCTGCAGCGTACCACGGAAAATCAACGTCAGCCCGACAACGTACAG ATTACTCAAAGACTGTCCTGGTTTTGTGTTTACCCCTCGATCAAGGGAGGAACTCCCACCAAACTTCCCCAGTGAAATTCCTGGAATCTGTCATTTTCTGGAAGCTTATCAACAAGGAACAAATTCAAAACCATGGTTCCAAAAGAAAGATGTTGAAGATGGCAATGCCAATTTTTTAGGCAAAGCCTCAGGAATAGATTAG